ACAACCAGCTCGTGATGGACGACGCGACTGGGCAGAACCGCGTGCAACTGATGAGCAGCAGCGCGAACAGCCTGCTGCATCTGGGCTACATCATCGACCAGAACGGCAATGCGCGCGGGTCGTATCTGGGCAGCGGTTTCGATCTGCGCTCGGATGCGTATGGCGCGGTGCGGGCGAGCCAGGGCCTGTACGTGACGACGCACCCGAAGGCGGCGAACAGCCAGCCGCTCGACGTGAAGGAGGCGCAGCAGCAGCTCGTGGCGGGCGAGAGCCTGGTCGAGGCGATGTCGGGCGTGAGCGAGCAGCATCAGGCGGAGAGCCTGAAGGACGCGCAGGACACGATGCGCGCGTTCACGGACGCGACGCAGGACAGCCAGTCGGGCAGCGCGGCGGGCGGCCGCACGGCGGGCGGCGGCACCGGTAACGCGAACGCGTTCAAGGAACCGGTGATGCTGTTCGGCAGCCCGTCGGGAATCGGGATGTCGACGCAGCAGTCGGTGCATATGGTCGCGAACGATCACGTGAACGTGGCGAGCGGTCAGAGCGTGCACGTGGCCGCGGGCAAGTCGCTGATCGGCAGCATCGGGCAGAAGCTGAGCCTGTTCGTGCAGAACGCGGGGATGAAGCTGTTCGCGGGCAAGGGCAAGGTCGAGATCCAGGCGCAGTCGGACAACATCGAGGTGACCGCGCAGAAGGCGGTGAGAGTGGTGTCGGCGACGGACCGGATCGAGATCGCGGCCGATCAGGGGATTCTGCTGACGAGTGGTGGCGGATATATCCGCATCAAGGACGGCGACATCGAGATTCATACGCCGGGCGCGGTCGATGTGAAGGGGGCGTCGCATACGTTCGCGGGGCCGGCGAGCATGGGGTATCCGCTGCCGAGCCCGCGGCCGGATCAGCCGGGGCAGCTCGAACTGTTTCACAAGTACGTGAACGGCGAGGCGGTGAAGGGCGGCCTGTTCACGGTGAAGGACGTGAACGGCGCCGTGCTGAAGAAAGGCGCACTCGACAACAGCGGCTATACGGTCGTGAGCGGCTTGCCGCCGGGGGCAGTGCGCGTCGAATTCGGGAAAGACCCGCGCGAGTCGGATCAGCCGGCGAACTATTTCAAGCAGGCGAAGTGGCCGGCGGAGCCCGTGCAACCGTCGCCCGAGGCTGCGCAGGCCGCGGCGAGCGGACAGCTCGCGAGTCAGCTGCAAGGGATGGCGCCGGCCGCGACGACCGCGGCGATGGGGCTGGTGAGCGGCGGCGGCGCAGGTGCGGCCCTCGGCGGGCTCGCGAGCGCCGCATTGCCGGCTGCTGCGACCGCGTTGGGTGGCGCCGGCGTGGCGTCCGCGTTGCAGACCGCCTCGAGCCTGAGCGGTGCGGCGAAGCAGGTGGCCGGGATGGTCCAGGCCGCTCGTCAGGGCGGGCTTGCCGCGCTGGCCGCGCCGGCTGCGAATGCGGCGTCCGGGGCGTTGCAGGGCGCGTTGCCCGGTGCATTGCCTGGCGTGGCCGGTATCGCGGGCAAGGGCGCCACGACCGTGGCGTCGGCCGCGGGCGTGACGGGCATGAAGCTGCCGACAAGCGGGTTTGGCGGACCGTTGAAATCCTGAGAGGGCGGCTCGTCAGCCGTCTTGAAAAAAACGAATTGAACGAACAACGACATGGCACAACAACTTCCACCCGGTGCAGAGAAGGAACAGGCTGTTTCCTGGCTCAGCGATATTTCACCGAAAGACGTGGCGGCGGGGGGCGACCGTTTCAATAAGTGGTTGCTCAAGATCAGCGGCAATCACATTTCGTTCGAGGACCTCAAAACCGTCGCGAGTGCGGTGCCGATCATCGGCAACCTGATGGCGTTCTACGATGCCGTGTGCGACATCGTGACGATCGTCGAGAAGCGTCATGCCGACCTGCTCGATTACCTTGGACTCGCGATCAACCTGATCGGGGTCATTCCGGTTCCGCCGCCGCTGGCGTCGTTCCGACTGTCGGCGCGGCCGCTGTTGGCGCTTGTGCGCAATCAGTTGCTGGTGTCTCGCGGCAATCTCGGGGCGGCGATCATTGGCGTGCTCGTTGCACACGTCAACGCCGCGGCCGCGACGGAAATCGAGAACTTCCTGAAGACGTTGCAGGAAGTCCTTGTCGATCTGCTGAATGACTGCGCGGCCAAGGCGCAGGAATTGATGGTCGGTATTGCCAGCGGACTCGAGCTTGCCCTCAAAGGGCAGATTTTCGACAGTAGTGCGAACGTGCGACGTACGCAGCAGATCGCGCGGAAGATGGGCGAGCGATCCTGGTACAACCCGAAGCTCTTGGTCGATGCGTTCGAGTACGGTTACGAAGGTTCGATCGCGTTGGGCAAGGAAGCCGGAAACGCGACGGTCGGGACCGCCGCGAAGCTGGCGCCGGATTCGTGGCTCCAACCGTTTCGCGATATCGTCGCCTTCCTGAAGACTGAAGCGCCGAAAGTCGCGAAGGCCATCCGTGATCTGAATGGCAGCGAAGAAGGCAAGATGCTCTGGCTGATCGCGCAAGTGATCGAGGCCGTGGCACGGGTGCGGGCGGGCGGCAAGCTTCGTGAAAAGACCGCCGACGTGCCGACCGGCGGCAAGGGAAGGGCACATCATGATCGCCCGCAGGAGCCGGTGGGTGCGGTCGAGCAGCATGCGCATCCGGAGGGGCCTGGCCAGAGCCCCTGCAAAGGTTGCGGGGTCGGCGCGTCGACCGGATCGATCGATTTTGCTTTCGGCGATGAGACGTTCACGCATACGGACTTTGAACTGCCCGGCGCATTGCCGCTTGTCTGGGCGCGTACTTATCGGTCACGTCTGTCCGCATACGACACCGGAGAACTCGGCGCGCGATGGATTACGCCGTACACGACGCGCATCGATATAGAAGGCGACACATGGTTCTACCGTGATGCCAGCGGGCGCAGCATTGAATATCGCGCGCTCGCAGCCGGAAGCGTGCATGACGATCTCTCGGAAAACCTGACGCTGTCGCGACTCGACGATACGTGGGTGACGATTGCGTACGGCCATGACGAATTGCATGTGTATGAACGGCGTGGCAACGCGTTCAGGCTGGCGATGCAGAAAGATCGCGCGGGTAACACGATCACGCTCGACTACGATGCGCGCGACCACGTGGCGCGCCTGATTGATGCGAGCGGTAACGTGCTGTCGTTCGAGCACGACAAGCACGGCCGGATCGTACTGATCGAACAGGTGCTCGAAGACGGTAAGCGTCGCACGCTCGCGAGCTACGCCTATGACGAAGCGGCCGATCTGATACGCGCAACCGATCGGCACGGCAACGCGTGGAACTACCAGTACGACCGACATCTCGTCACGCGCTATACCGATCGCACCGGCCGCGGGATGTCGCTTGAGTGGGACGGCGTGGACGCTGACGACAACGCGAATGCGAAATGCGTGCGCGAGTACGCGGACGATGGCAGCCTCGATATCCGTCTTGCGTGGCATCCGAACATCCGATTGACCTACGTGACCGATGCGCTCGGTCAGACGACGCGTTATTACTTCAACATCAAGGGCTACGTTTATCGGATCGCCTATCCGGATGGGAATGAGGAGTGGTTCCGCCGCGACGAGCACAACAATCTGACGTTGCACATTCTGCCGGACGGCAGCGTCGAGCAGATGCGTTACGACGCGCGCGGTAACCGGACATGGCACGAGCGCGCTGACGGCAGCATTGTCGAGATGGCATACGACGACAAGGACCAGATGATCCGGCTCGTCGATCCGAATGGGCATGTCTGGCAGCGCAAGTACGACGATGCGGGCAATCTCGTCGAGGAAATCGATCCGCTCGAGCACTCGACGAAGTACAGGTATAACGACAAGGGGCTGCCGACACAGATCACCGATGCCAAGGGCGGATCGAAGGCGCTCGAATACAACGCCGCCGGGCAATTGACCGGCTACACGGACTGTTCCGGAAAGAAGACGGCGTGGCGCTATGACGATATCGGGCGTGCGATCGAGACAAAGGATGCGTCCGGGGGCGTCGTTGCTTATGCATATGGCCCGAACGGCCAGTTGACGGAGATTCGTTCGCCGGCCGGCATCGAACACGTGCAGTACGACGCTGAAGGTCGATTGCTCGGGCATACGGATCAACTCAATCGGTCGACGCGATATGGCTACGATGCCGTTGGCCGTATCGCGAGCCGCGCGGACGCGCTCGGGCAGACGATCGCGTATCGCTACGATCGTCTCGGGCGCCTGACCGCGCTGACCGATGCCAACTTTGCGACGTACCAGTTCCGCTACGATCCGGCAGGGCGGCTGATCGAGGAAATCGCCTTCGACGGCAAGTCGACGCGTTATCAGTACGATCCGGACAGCGGCAGTCTCGTTTCGATCGATGAAGCGGGTTGCGTGACGTCGGTCGACGTCGACGCGAACGGCCGGCTGCTGAAGCGCGTCGCGGGGACAGCGAGGAACGGTTTGCCTACGATCCGAGCGGCAGGTTGATCGACGCGGTGAATCGGTACAGTCGCGTGCAGTTCTTCTTCGATCCGGTCGGCAATCTGGTGCGTGAACATCACGCCTACGTTCTGTTCGGCGACCGGCGCAGCTACGTGTGGCATCACGAATACGACGAACTCGGCAATCGGCGGCGTACCGTTCGGCCGGACGGGCATGCGGTCGACTGGTTGATGTATGGCTCGGGGCATGTGCACGGGATGCTGCTCGACGGCGAGGAGCGTGTGCAGTTCGAGCGCGATGACTTGCATCGCGAGACGGTGCGTGTGCTGTCGAGCAAGGTCGGGCAGCGCACGCACTACGATCCGGCAGGGCGCGTGCTGCAGCAGACGATCCAGCGGTCAACGTCGCCCGCGCCGCTTGCCGAGCGGCGCTATCGCTATGACGCGGTGGGGCAGTTGTCGCGGATCGAGGACAGTCGCAAGGGCGGGACCGACTATCGATACGATCCTGTCGGGCGTTTGATCGAGGCGATCAGTCCCGTCGCGAAGGAGCGGTTCGCGTTCGATCCGGCGAGCAACATCATCGAGCCGGTGCGAACTGCCGAGACGCCTGCATCGCGTCCGAGCCCGGTGCGGCCGGAAAGCACGTTGCCGGTCGAGGTGCCGAAGGTGCTCGGGAACCTGCTGAAGGCGTATGCGGGGATGCACTTCGAGTACGACGCGCGCGGGAATCTGGTGCGCAAGCGTACGCCGGCGGGTGAGCAGGAATACGAGTGGGATGAATTCAATCGCTTGCTGTCCGCGCGGGTTGCCGAGACGGCGCGGCAGAGTCAGGCGCGGTATTTCTATGACGCGTTCGGTCGTCGTATTGCGAAGGAGGTGAACGGCGAGCGGACGGTGTTCGGATGGGATGGTGACGCGCTGGCGTATGAGAGTGATGGCGAGCGCGGCACGCATTATCTCTACGAGCCGGGGACGTTCGTGCCGCTGGCGCAGTATGTGGCGGGGCCGGTTGAGGGGATCGAGACGCCGGTATGGACGAGTACCGACCGCTATGTGCCCGAGGAAGACCCGCTGCAGAAGGTGCCGGAGCGGCGGGGTGATGCGGTGGTGTTCTATTACCACTGTGATCAGATCGGTACGCCGCAGCTTCTAACGGACGATGATGGCGATGTGGTCTGGGAAGCGTCGTACAAGGCTTGGGGCGAAGCGCGGGAGGTGATTGCGCGGGCGTCGAAGGCGGCAGGGATTGTGGCGAGAAGTTTGCTGCGATTCCAGGGGCAGCATTTTGATGACGAAACGGGGCTGCATTACAACCGGCATCGGCATTACGATCCGGATAGCGGACGGTTCATAAGCAACGATCCGATTGGCCTTACGGGTGGCATCAATCTATTCCAGTACGCCAATAACCCTATTCATTGGACTGATCCGCTCGGACTAGCTCGAACGCCTCATAGCGGGGGATGTGCCGATGCTGCTGCACGCAGCGCGCTTGAATCAGTCATGGGTAAGTCGATCCGTACCAACAAAGAATTCGGCGGATTAGTCTATGAAAAAGGCGGTCAGTACTTCGCGACGATCCCTGTACCTGGCACGGGCAGAACTTTCATCCCTGCGTTGGCGCTGCCACAAATACCGAAGGGTGCAACCATCGTAGGCGACTATCATACGCATGGAGATTATTCGGTGCTGGGGGCGAATGGAGAAATTGTCAGGACATCAGATCCAAGCAGGGATAGTTTCAATAGCGATGATTTCTCAAGGAGAGACAAGGAGATTACTGCTCTTGCCACACTTAAGAACAAGTGTCATCGTTCATATTTAGGTACGCCAAGCGGCAAGATCAAGGTTTATACAGTCATGGGAGGCGCGCGTGAGCTATAGCCAAGAGGATGTTATGGAGTTGGTGAATAAATATCCAAGTGACTACTCGTTCAAAGGTAATTGCTTCAAGATATTTGGTCTGGCTTTGGATGAATTTAAGAAATTATCAAAAGGTCAATGGTCTTTAAATTTTTACAAAGTTTCGATCGACTTTGGAAAAAATGAGAGTTTGGTTGCTGTCTCATTTGTTCCTCTTCCGGCATATGAGGTTAATGGTGTGCCCTTTGAGATTGCGGATCAGGGGGTATATAAGAATGGGCGTGGAGTAACATATGTGTACGAGATTGAAAAAGAAGAGCTTTTGAAGACGGTCTATATGCGTTAACAGAAAAAGGGTTGCGTTGCAGCCCTTTGTTAATTTGGCGACGGCAATCTGGCACTGTGGAAAAACGCCATCGACACTGTAACGAGCAGTGATCGAGCATATTAAAAATTTAGATCGAATGGGTAGAGGTAAAAATGCCTAATAATATAGGTCAAATTCAAACCTCCGGCGGAGTCAGGCGAAGGCACATTATCCATTTGAAGGGTGAAGGTGAACGTCGTAAATCTCACGGATCTTGCCGGTGCAGAGTTGTTGCGCCGAGTTTTCAGTTATAGCCCGACGACCGAGGAAATTGATTTATTTGATATTTCTCTGAAGAGAGATGGGAGGGTGCTCGTTGCAAATTTTGATTTAATAGGGCAAATTCCTGATCGGCCGCCCGAGAAGTGGAAGGGTTTCAATAAATGTCGAGTGGGAATTTATTGCGCATCAATCGATGGGCTGAGCTTGTCTGGATGGGGGGTGAGAAATATATCAAGCCTCGGTATCGGTAAGCTTTCTGATGGATACGAAGTAAAAATTTCCGGTGAATCGGTGAATATCGATTTTCGTTGTCAGTTTGTCTCACTGATTGGGCCAACTGTATATTTCGATGAAGAGTAGCGATCGGTCGGACACGGAAGTGTGATCGACTCGCGGCGGCGATTTGGCTACGTGTTATAGCTGGCACAAGTACCGACGCAATTAGACGGGCCTGCACTAAACCGGCATCGGTACTACGATCCGAGTTCGGGGCGCTTCGTGTCCAAGGATCCGCTCGGATTGGCTGGCGGATCAACGCCTATCAATACGTTCCGAATCCGATAAGGTGGATTGACCCACTTGGCTGGGCATGCCGCCGGCCTGGTGGGTACTGCGTCAACGACGCAGATCAACACGGTAACCTTAGTCCCCAACCGAATCTGGCACCGGGTAACAGGTTGGCAGGTGGAGGGAATTTACAGATTTATGCCTCTATCCCGATTGATTGGAATGATCCACTCGGACTCGAATACGTATCGGGTTTTTGGGGCGCAGATCTGCTCGGAAACGATAAATCTAATAAGTTGACACAAAATGTCCGAATGGCGGCGCATCATTTGTAGGAGCGGGCTGAAGGAGGGGAGAACGAAGTTTTAGATGGTGGTTTGGTGAAAGTTGAGCCCGGAAAATGGCGGAGTTTGGAGGGAAGGCGTCAGATGCGAGTGACGCCATCAGCCTATAATGGCGGTCACGGAATGGGTAGTTCCACCGCGCCGGATACTCCTCATGCCCACTTCGAGTTCCTGCGGCCGACAGGTAATGAAAATCATGTTGTTACAAAGAACGTGCACGTTCCGCTTGATATTGGGAATAAGGGGTGTCGATGATGCTGGAGGTGTTGCGAGAATTTGGTGGAATCTCATTCATCTTCGATTCGAAAGAAGGTGAGGTGTTTCTCGGTGCCATCGGTGACCTTAGGGGCGGTAAGAAATTTGAAATAGTCGCGAATGATAGATCGAGCGGCGGGATTGTGCGCTATACGTTTGTAGAAGGGGTGGATGATGGGTTTAAAAATAAAAAACATGGGGCGGAGATTGTTCTGTCCGCGGAAGCGCGTGAGTATGCTAGGCATAAATTGGAAGAGTTGAGGTTGAGAGGAAGTTTTTCAATTCCGGAATTCGTGCAGCTAAGTAACCTGAAATCGACGGGAAAGGTCGTAGATACCTTTTTTATTCTAAGAAAGTAAACTTGCGAGCGCGAGCGCTGCGGATTAAGTCAGCTGAAGCAGTAAACGGTGTTGACATACTTGCTTAGCAAAGGCGCGGCCTCGATATAGCTGTCGTAATCTATGATCCGAGCGGGGGGCGGCTTATCAATACGAACTCGGCAATCGGCGGCGTATCGTTCGGCCGGACGGGCATGCGGTCGATTGGTTGATGTATGGCTCGGGGCATGTGCACGGGATGCTGCTCGACGGCGAGGAGCACGTTCAGTTCGAGCGTGACGATCTTCATCGCGAGACGGTGCGCGTGCTGCCGAGCAAGGATGGGCAGTACGATCGGGCCGGACGCGTGTTGCAGCAGACGATTCAGCGATCGACGTCACCTGCGCTGCTTGCCGAGTAGCGATATTTCTATGACGTGCTCAGTCAGACGACAGAGCCAGCTTCCGGAATAATTCTGTGCATCGCCACCGAACAGAAGGGTGCCGGCAACAAATCGCCGGGGTGTTGCTGAGTCCGGACGGCGGAAAGCAATAAGGCCCGGTGGTGGCCGGATTCGGCATAATCACGGCTTGCCACCGTGACCTATCCCCGCAACGCGTTCACCCCGTTCAACCGCAATACCCATGTCGACCACCCCCGCGACCACCGCGTCGCTGCAGCACATTCTTGAACATCCTGGCGACTTTTCCGGATGGCTTTGCCTGCCACCAACGCCGTGGGCGCTAGATACAGAGGGCGTATTCACCGAAGACGCTGACAACACCGAAGTCGACACGCCGCCCGCCGCCGCCCCACAACCCGGCTGGCGCGTCACGCTGAACAGCGCGACGATCGAGGACATCGTGATCAACGCGCATGACCAGGTCGACGAACCGACCGTCGCGCAATTGTTCGACGCGTTCGTGTTCTACGTCGACAACGACGAGTTCATTCTGCTCTGACGAGGCACGCGCCCCACGCCACAGCGAAAAAGGACCGCCAGTGCGGTCCTTTTTCCATGAAGCGGCATTCGAAAAAACACGCACCTCTTACGGCAACGAAATCGTCAAATTAGCCGATTCCGGCCCGACCTTGATCACCTGCGAATACGGCGCCAACGCCTGCAGCGTCTTGTCCTTGAGATAGGTATTGAGCCCGAGATACCCAAGCAACGCAACGAGCGCAAACACGGTCCCGATCGCCCAAACCGGCACCTCCCGCTTCAACCGGTGCGCGATCTGATCCGGCAGCGGCCAATGCGGCGCGAACGGCGCGCGCTTGCCCTTCATATGCGCGATCTCGTCCCCAAGCCGCGCGGTGAGATACGCGAGCTTCTCCGGCCCCTCGAGCAGATACTTGCCCTGGAACCCGAGCAGCAGGCACATATGAAACACCTCGAGCGACTGCAATCGCGCCGCACCCTGCGCACGACATTCCTCGAGATACTGGAAGAACTTCTCGCCCGCGAGTTGCTCGCCGAACAGCACGAGCTGCAGCGGCCGGCGTTCCCAATCCGCGCGGATCTTGAACTGCGACGACAGCACCATTTCGTCGATGGCCGCGCAGAACGCGAACTTCGCGCCGTACACATCCTCGGCGGCGATATTCAGCTTCTTCGCGCCGCGCTCGAAATCCGACAGGAATTCCTGGATTCGCGTGCTGAACTCGCTGGCGCTGTCCGGCTCCCGCTTGTTCTTGAGCAGGAACAGCATGAAGAACCCGTCGTACAGCAGATCGAGCAGCGAGCGGGCCTGGAACGCGGAGTCCGTCGATGCCGGGCTATGCAGGGGCGGCGGCACGTTGTCGCCGAACAGGGAAGGCGCGTAGCTCATGATGTGACCGCGATCAGTTCGAACTTCAGGTCATTGATGCCAGTCGGCGCGTAGATCATCGCGGACTGGGCCTGCAGCATGCGCTCGTACAGCGGGCTGCGTGAATCGAGCGCGAAGTAGCACGCGCCGGGGCGCACCGGAATCGCGGGCGGCACCTGCGGCGTGTACGACAGCCGCACGCCGGGCATCGCCGACAGCACAAGCTTGTCGACGTCGTCGGGCGCGCCGACCTTGAAGCGGGCCGGCACCGCATCGACGAGCTCGACGCTCGGCATGTCCGCGGATACCGCGAGGTAAAACTCGGTCTTGTCGTCGATCTTGCCGGAATCGAGGCGGCCAAGGTGGAACGACGGGCGCACCTCGTCGAGCGTGATCGCGAAATAGCGCGTCGAGATCACGGTGTCGAGCAGTTCGCGCAGCATCAGGTCGAGGCGCGCGAAGCTCGGGCCCGGATCGTCGTGGCGGTACACGGGCAGGTCGGCGAGCGTATAGCCCTTCGAGAACGTCATCAGCTGGCCCGCGAGGCGCAGCAGTTCCTGGAACAGCCGCTCCGGATGCAGCGCCGCGTGCTGGTGCAGGTGCGCGAGCGTCGCGAATGCGGCATTCGCCGTATGCAGCAGCCAGAACGACGCGATGTCGCCCGAGCGGAATTCGATGATGTTCTTCGACGGCTCGCGGTGGAAGCCGTACAGCGCGTTCACCTTGGCCTGCAGCGCGTCGACCAGCTGGCGCAGCCGCTGGTGCAGGATCGGCGACGCTTCGATCGCGAGGCACGGTGGCACGAAGCTGTCGTCGATCTCGAAGCCGGACGTCGCGGTGCGGCGCACGCGTACGAGCGGCACCGACAGCAGCTGGTCGCGCGG
This DNA window, taken from Burkholderia cenocepacia, encodes the following:
- the tssI gene encoding type VI secretion system Vgr family protein yields the protein MNMQNTIAALRGGLLQQDRLLKLDTPLGSNVLTVQRAVGRSRIGRAYEFTLDVLSTDSDLELKKLIAQPVTLWIQQGDRSYRPVNGYVHTARRLGADGGLTTYQLTFADFTHFLKFRRDQRIWNDTTVDQIISDVLNQHPQAKGHFRFALSKPLPNRSYTRQHDIDWHFVHRLMEDEGLYCAWQQADDGKSHTLVVTDNLQTFAPLSPQTVRFYRGGAASEADAFTQWSGTRTLQSVTRSTRTFDYKNPAQPSNPKGTSLPTMAGQGELPDQLEVYEYTGAYTYLDQTRGDHLTKIRMEQWESEAKRFHGAGGVRAIDAGRRFTLADHPEHDRDPADQREFAAIGVEWWIENNLPVSNGSADFPYSLRDALTQAQEGYGADPAFRVPHDDGSVGFYLVEVEAQRVNVPYRSPFEHRKPEMHLETAIVVGPQGEEVYTDELNRIRVQFVWDRLNPGNENASCWVRVVQSDTGGGYGGVHVPRIGEEVLIDYVGGDCDRPLAVGRVYNGANQPQWHSDGILSGYRSKEYSGGGYNQLVMDDATGQNRVQLMSSSANSLLHLGYIIDQNGNARGSYLGSGFDLRSDAYGAVRASQGLYVTTHPKAANSQPLDVKEAQQQLVAGESLVEAMSGVSEQHQAESLKDAQDTMRAFTDATQDSQSGSAAGGRTAGGGTGNANAFKEPVMLFGSPSGIGMSTQQSVHMVANDHVNVASGQSVHVAAGKSLIGSIGQKLSLFVQNAGMKLFAGKGKVEIQAQSDNIEVTAQKAVRVVSATDRIEIAADQGILLTSGGGYIRIKDGDIEIHTPGAVDVKGASHTFAGPASMGYPLPSPRPDQPGQLELFHKYVNGEAVKGGLFTVKDVNGAVLKKGALDNSGYTVVSGLPPGAVRVEFGKDPRESDQPANYFKQAKWPAEPVQPSPEAAQAAASGQLASQLQGMAPAATTAAMGLVSGGGAGAALGGLASAALPAAATALGGAGVASALQTASSLSGAAKQVAGMVQAARQGGLAALAAPAANAASGALQGALPGALPGVAGIAGKGATTVASAAGVTGMKLPTSGFGGPLKS
- a CDS encoding Imm50 family immunity protein; protein product: MNVVNLTDLAGAELLRRVFSYSPTTEEIDLFDISLKRDGRVLVANFDLIGQIPDRPPEKWKGFNKCRVGIYCASIDGLSLSGWGVRNISSLGIGKLSDGYEVKISGESVNIDFRCQFVSLIGPTVYFDEE
- the icmH gene encoding type IVB secretion system protein IcmH/DotU, whose product is MSYAPSLFGDNVPPPLHSPASTDSAFQARSLLDLLYDGFFMLFLLKNKREPDSASEFSTRIQEFLSDFERGAKKLNIAAEDVYGAKFAFCAAIDEMVLSSQFKIRADWERRPLQLVLFGEQLAGEKFFQYLEECRAQGAARLQSLEVFHMCLLLGFQGKYLLEGPEKLAYLTARLGDEIAHMKGKRAPFAPHWPLPDQIAHRLKREVPVWAIGTVFALVALLGYLGLNTYLKDKTLQALAPYSQVIKVGPESANLTISLP
- the tssK gene encoding type VI secretion system baseplate subunit TssK codes for the protein MSYSAKVLWGEGLFLRPQHFQRQDAYHEARLFESIQAIQPYNWGVRSVRIDRDALGSNVLRVAELALVFPDGALYAAPQADDLPPPIALDTLPDGINEFVFYLALHPLRENGTNYSDDPAAGFMTRFVSEQTSVADNFTDAAEADITFLKTQVKLIAHSEPRDQLLSVPLVRVRRTATSGFEIDDSFVPPCLAIEASPILHQRLRQLVDALQAKVNALYGFHREPSKNIIEFRSGDIASFWLLHTANAAFATLAHLHQHAALHPERLFQELLRLAGQLMTFSKGYTLADLPVYRHDDPGPSFARLDLMLRELLDTVISTRYFAITLDEVRPSFHLGRLDSGKIDDKTEFYLAVSADMPSVELVDAVPARFKVGAPDDVDKLVLSAMPGVRLSYTPQVPPAIPVRPGACYFALDSRSPLYERMLQAQSAMIYAPTGINDLKFELIAVTS